A window of Helicoverpa armigera isolate CAAS_96S chromosome 30, ASM3070526v1, whole genome shotgun sequence contains these coding sequences:
- the LOC110374960 gene encoding serine protease snake translates to MFKIILFGCVCVCVLVNCEDINCETKTGERGVCRYLPLCPSAVRDLKFKIHPKICYFNGTSIIPTVCCLENHDKVEPLIERIKGDSEPSESDNTTCPKPKFTHTKPTGKILSEKAWKKCAEHQSKIDLPCKNGRRQFDPYCGVRDSMITGGGGIDAEDHEFPHMALLGYGKNFSEATFGCGGSLISESFVLTAGHCTATRTHEVVSYAVFGILEREEIPNTPPENVRQFKRIVKHPQYKPPSVYHDIALLELDKPIQPNYKIRPACLHVGSDVNDIRAYATGWGALGHRGPNANVLQNVPLWKAKDEACKAQYPPHRVFVKGYDNSTQMCYGDDGIPRDTCQGDSGGPVQILNPDGFCTYLLIGVTSVGNTNCAQVGFPGLYTRVSYYVPWIESIVWP, encoded by the exons atgtttaaaatcattttgtttggttgtgtgtgtgtttgtgtgttagTGAATTGTGAAG ATATAAATTGCGAGACAAAAACTGGGGAAAGAGGAGTTTGCCGATATTTACCACTCTGTCCTTCAGCTGTAAGAGATCTCAAGTTTAAAATACATCCAAAG aTCTGCTATTTCAACGGTACTTCTATAATTCCCACAGTATGCTGCTTAGAAAATCATGATAAAGTGGAGCCTCTGATTGA GCGAATAAAAGGAGATTCTGAACCTTCTGAGAGCGACAACACGACTTGTCCAAAACCCAAGTTCACACATACAAAACCAACTGGAAAAATTCTAAGTGAAAAAGCTTGGAAAA AATGTGCAGAACATCAAAGTAAGATAGATCTGCCGTGTAAGAATGGCAGGAGACAGTTTGACCCCTACTGCGGAGTGCGGGACTCTATGATAACGGGGGGAGGAGGCATCGATGCGGAAGACCATGAATTCCCACATATG GCTCTCCTGGGCTACGGGAAGAACTTCAGCGAGGCCACGTTTGGTTGCGGCGGCTCCCTCATCAGCGAGAGCTTCGTGCTCACGGCGGGACACTGCACGGCCACCAGGACTCA CGAGGTGGTCTCCTACGCAGTATTCGGTATACTCGAACGAGAAGAAATTCCTAACACTCCGCCTGAAAATGTTCGCCAGTTCAAGCGTATTGTGAAACATCCGCAATACAAACCACCTTCTGTATACCACGATATTGCTCTTCTGGAGTTGGATAAACC gaTCCAGCCAAATTACAAGATCCGACCAGCCTGTCTTCACGTGGGTAGTGATGTTAATGATATCAGAGCATACGCCACGGGATGGGGTGCTCTGGGTCATAGGGGACCTAACGCTAATGTTCTTCAGAAT GTACCACTATGGAAAGCGAAGGATGAAGCCTGCAAGGCACAATACCCACCTCACAGGGTTTTTGTGAAGGGGTACGATAATAGCACTCAAATGTGCTACGGTGATGATGGCATACCTAGGGATACCTGTCAA ggAGACAGTGGAGGACCAGTCCAAATCCTGAATCCTGATGGATTCTGCACCTACCTTCTCATCGGAGTGACTTCTGTGGGGAACACAAATTGTGCTCAAGTTGGATTCCCGGGTCTTTACACCCGGGTGTCCTACTACGTGCCCTGGATTGAAAGTATCGTATGGCCTTAG
- the LOC110374961 gene encoding serine protease snake yields the protein MALLGYGETPETAEWMCGGSIISERYILTAAHCISSPTVGKITFAALGILKRTDDFHMWQIYDIIEIIPYPQYNPPSKYHDIALLHTGRRIRFNKEVAAACLNRNNDMPQRAIVTGWGSLGHNRHIADNLQVVQVDHFPDAQCSRDYPVHRLLKRGYDRNTQACYGDRRKVADTCEGDSGGPLQTGVYNDHCKFLIAGITSYGKACGFAGNAGIYTRVSHYMPWIESITGRLL from the exons ATg GCGCTCTTAGGGTACGGAGAGACTCCAGAAACCGCCGAGTGGATGTGTGGCGGTTCAATTATCAGCGAAAGATATATTTTAACAGCTGCACATTGCATATCAAGTCCTACCGT TGGTAAAATAACGTTTGCAGCATTAGGCATATTGAAACGAACCGACGATTTTCATATGTGGCAAATATATGATATCATTGAGATCATACCGTATCCTCAGTATAATCCACCTTCGAAATACCACGACATTGCCTTACTGCACACTGGGAGAAG GATAAGATTTAATAAAGAAGTAGCAGCAGCCTGTCTAAATAGGAATAACGATATGCCTCAACGCGCTATCGTTACTGGATGGGGCTCCCTGGGCCACAATAGGCATATAGCAGACAATTTACAAGTT GTGCAAGTTGACCACTTTCCCGATGCACAATGCTCGAGAGACTATCCGGTGCACAGACTACTGAAGCGAGGTTATGACAGAAACACTCAGGCATGCTACGGAGATAGACGGAAGGTTGCTGATACTTGTGAG GGCGACAGTGGTGGACCCCTTCAGACAGGAGTCTATAATGATCACTGCAAGTTCTTGATAGCTGGTATCACGTCTTATGGAAAAGCTTGCGGTTTCGCCGGCAACGCTGGCATATATACCAGGGTCTCTCATTATATGCCTTGGATTGAGAGCATCACTGGCAGGCTGCTTTGA
- the LOC126056220 gene encoding venom protease-like, which produces MVYSDDNIECEIKKTGEKGICLNFNECRTAIRDLQLKIHPQICSFNGTSKIPSICCLGRSLSSRFIPDEPLVPVERTRNETCGKINFRRREPTGKIVGQKAWEKCLEYQSKIELPCYKGRTVSSPYCGQQLGTQRAGGINADEHEFGHMALLGYGKNFSEATFGCGGSLISESFVLTAGHCTATRTQQNVTFAVFGVLQRQDVPKVLPENIRQFKRIVKHPHFKPPSVYHDIALLELDTPIQLSYKVRPACLHVGNDIHDIRAYATGWGALGHRGPNADVLQKVPLWRVKNEVCKTKYPHHRVAIRGYDNTTQMCYGDDGIPRDTCKGDSGGPLQISNEDVYCTYLIVGVTSVGLSNCAQVGFPGLYTRVAHYVPWIESVVWP; this is translated from the exons ATGGTGTATtctgatg ATAATATAGAGTGTGAGATCAAGAAGACTGGAGAAAAAGGAATTTGTCTAAATTTTAACGAGTGTCGGACTGCTATAAGGGATCTACAGTTAAAGATACATCCACag atttgTTCTTTCAACGGAACATCGAAAATTCCTTCAATCTGCTGTTTGGGACGATCTTTAAGTTCACGATTTATTCCTGATGA GCCTCTGGTTCCAGTAGAAAGAACTCGGAATGAAACTTGTGGCAAGATAAATTTTAGGAGGAGAGAGCCCACTGGGAAAATAGTTGGACAAAAAGCTTGGGAGA AATGCCTGGAATATCAGTCGAAGATCGAGCTTCCCTGCTACAAAGGAAGAACAGTATCTTCTCCCTACTGCGGTCAGCAGTTAGGGACTCAGAGAGCTGGTGGCATCAACGCCGATGAACATGAGTTTGGACATATG GCTCTCCTGGGCTACGGGAAGAACTTCAGCGAGGCCACGTTTGGTTGCGGCGGCTCCCTCATCAGCGAGAGCTTCGTGCTCACGGCGGGACACTGCACAGCCACCAGGACACA ACAAAACGTAACATTTGCTGTGTTTGGTGTACTTCAACGACAGGACGTACCAAAAGTATTGCCTGAAAATATTCGACAGTTCAAAAGGATTGTGAAACATCCTCATTTCAAACCACCTTCTGTATACCATGATATCGCTCTTCTGGAGTTGGATACACC AATCCAGCTAAGCTACAAGGTGCGACCAGCGTGTCTCCACGTTGGCAATGACATCCATGATATCAGAGCATACGCCACGGGATGGGGGGCTCTGGGTCATAGGGGACCTAACGCTGATGTTCTTCAGAAA GTACCTCTTTGGAGGGTAAAGAACGAGGTTTGCAAGACCAAATATCCACATCACAGGGTGGCTATCAGAGGTTATGATAACACCACACAGATGTGCTATGGAGACGATGGTATACCACGAGATACTTGCAAG GGTGACAGCGGAGGACCTCTTCAAATATCAAATGAAGATGTATATTGTACCTACCTGATAGTTGGAGTGACTTCTGTGGGGCTCAGCAATTGTGCGCAAGTCGGGTTCCCGGGTTTGTACACCCGGGTGGCTCATTATGTTCCGTGGATTGAAAGTGTGGTTTGGCCTTAG